From a region of the Flavobacterium sediminilitoris genome:
- a CDS encoding NAD(P)/FAD-dependent oxidoreductase gives MPREFQFQVSPEVAANEVLLANHVAKLFQVSPKEIQKVVIVKRSIDARQKAIKINIKANVFLVGEPFVESKIELPDYPIVTNAKEVLVVGAGPAGLFAALQLIELGLKPIVLERGKDVRGRRRDLKAINVDHIVNEDSNYCFGEGGAGTYSDGKLYTRSKKRGDVDRILQLLVGFGASNEILIEAHPHIGTNKLPQIIQDIREKIITCGGQVLFDTKVVDILIKNQEVDGVVLQDGSVIHANKLILATGHSARDIFELLDKKKIHIEAKPFALGVRAEHPQELIDKIQYSCDFRGEFLPPAPYSIVKQVSGRGMYSFCMCPGGVIAPCATSPGEVVTNGWSPSKRDQVTANSGIVVELKLEDFKPFAKFGPLAGMEFQKAIEQKAWQLAGSTQKVPAQKMVDFTQKKVSSNIPKTSYVPGTTAVELGEVFPSFLTQTMREGFVQFGKSMNGYFTNDAILHAPESRTSSPVRIPRDSVTLEHLQIKGLYPCGEGAGYAGGIISAAIDGEKCALKVKDAL, from the coding sequence ATGCCTCGCGAATTTCAATTTCAAGTATCACCAGAAGTAGCAGCTAACGAAGTTTTGTTAGCCAATCATGTTGCTAAATTATTTCAGGTTTCTCCAAAAGAAATTCAAAAAGTAGTTATAGTTAAACGTTCTATTGATGCAAGGCAAAAAGCCATTAAAATAAATATTAAAGCAAATGTTTTTCTAGTTGGAGAACCTTTTGTTGAATCAAAAATTGAATTACCAGATTATCCTATTGTAACCAATGCTAAAGAAGTTTTAGTTGTAGGAGCTGGTCCAGCAGGTTTATTTGCTGCATTACAATTAATAGAATTAGGTTTAAAACCAATAGTATTAGAAAGAGGGAAAGATGTAAGAGGTAGACGTCGCGATTTAAAAGCAATAAATGTAGATCATATAGTTAATGAGGATTCGAATTATTGTTTTGGAGAAGGTGGTGCAGGAACTTATTCTGATGGAAAATTGTATACAAGATCAAAGAAAAGAGGTGATGTAGATAGAATATTACAATTATTAGTTGGTTTTGGAGCTTCGAATGAAATTTTAATTGAAGCACATCCACATATTGGAACTAACAAACTGCCACAAATTATACAAGATATTAGAGAAAAGATTATAACTTGTGGAGGTCAAGTTTTATTTGATACAAAAGTAGTAGATATCCTAATTAAAAATCAGGAAGTTGATGGTGTTGTTTTACAAGATGGAAGTGTTATACATGCAAATAAGTTAATTTTAGCAACAGGACATTCTGCTCGCGATATTTTTGAATTATTAGATAAAAAGAAAATACATATAGAGGCAAAACCTTTTGCATTAGGTGTTCGTGCAGAACATCCACAAGAACTGATTGATAAAATTCAATATTCATGTGATTTTAGAGGTGAATTTTTACCGCCAGCACCATATTCTATTGTAAAACAGGTATCTGGAAGAGGAATGTACTCTTTTTGTATGTGTCCTGGTGGAGTTATAGCTCCTTGTGCTACAAGTCCTGGAGAAGTGGTTACAAATGGTTGGTCTCCTTCAAAAAGAGATCAAGTAACAGCAAATTCTGGAATTGTTGTAGAGTTGAAATTAGAAGATTTTAAACCTTTTGCAAAATTTGGACCTTTAGCAGGAATGGAATTTCAAAAAGCAATAGAACAAAAGGCTTGGCAATTAGCAGGTTCAACTCAAAAAGTACCTGCGCAAAAAATGGTCGATTTTACTCAGAAAAAAGTATCATCAAATATTCCTAAAACATCTTATGTTCCAGGGACAACTGCTGTTGAGTTAGGAGAAGTATTTCCTAGTTTTTTAACTCAAACAATGCGTGAGGGTTTTGTACAATTTGGAAAATCTATGAATGGGTATTTTACAAATGATGCAATATTACATGCTCCAGAAAGTAGAACGTCATCACCAGTTAGGATTCCCAGAGATTCTGTAACATTAGAACACCTTCAAATTAAAGGATTGTATCCTTGTGGAGAAGGAGCTGGTTATGCAGGTGGAATTATTTCTGCTGCAATTGATGGAGAAAAATGTGCTTTGAAAGTGAAGGATGCATTATAA
- a CDS encoding DUF2891 domain-containing protein — MKYSIFFVFIVGQLFSQELTLEQANHLATLPIKCLQQEYPNKLNQLLINDSELQSPKELHPAFYGCFDWHSSVHGHWSLVYLINNFKSLDNKEEIIQKLEVNLSEDNIVKEMEYFNKAHEKSFERTYGWNWLLKLQLELEQSEESFAKPLAENLKPLTNLLIERYSEFLPKLLYPIRVGTHSNTAFGLTNAWDYAVYSNNLNFQKIIKENALRMYLKDENCPFTWEPSGTDFLSPCMEEIGLMQRILTEKEFLSWLNKFAPSLFKKKFQWETAKVSDRTDGHLVHLDGLNFSRAWNLYTLSNQYPKIFFHLKKIADEHLQFSLPSVVDGNYEGEHWLASFALRAFESK, encoded by the coding sequence ATGAAATACTCAATCTTCTTTGTTTTTATAGTTGGTCAACTATTTTCCCAAGAACTAACCTTAGAACAAGCTAATCATTTAGCAACATTACCTATAAAATGTTTACAACAAGAATATCCGAATAAATTGAATCAATTATTAATTAATGATTCAGAGTTACAGTCTCCAAAAGAGCTTCATCCTGCTTTTTATGGTTGTTTCGATTGGCATTCTTCTGTTCATGGCCATTGGAGTTTGGTCTATTTGATTAATAATTTTAAGAGTCTAGATAATAAAGAAGAAATAATTCAAAAACTAGAAGTGAATTTATCAGAAGATAATATCGTAAAAGAAATGGAGTATTTTAATAAAGCTCATGAAAAGTCTTTCGAGCGTACTTATGGTTGGAATTGGTTATTAAAACTTCAATTAGAATTAGAACAAAGCGAAGAAAGTTTTGCAAAACCATTAGCCGAAAATTTAAAACCGTTAACTAATTTATTAATTGAGAGATATTCAGAATTTTTACCTAAATTATTATATCCAATTAGAGTAGGAACACATTCAAATACTGCTTTCGGATTAACAAATGCATGGGATTATGCTGTGTATTCAAATAATCTAAACTTTCAAAAAATAATTAAAGAGAATGCGTTAAGAATGTATTTGAAAGATGAAAATTGTCCGTTTACATGGGAACCAAGTGGAACTGATTTTTTATCGCCATGTATGGAAGAAATAGGTTTGATGCAACGCATTTTGACTGAAAAAGAATTTTTATCATGGTTAAATAAATTTGCACCAAGCTTGTTTAAAAAGAAATTTCAATGGGAAACGGCAAAAGTTTCAGATAGGACAGATGGTCATTTAGTACATCTTGATGGGTTAAACTTTAGTAGAGCCTGGAATTTGTATACATTAAGTAATCAATATCCTAAAATATTCTTTCATTTAAAAAAAATAGCCGACGAACATTTACAATTTTCACTACCTTCTGTTGTAGATGGAAATTATGAAGGGGAACATTGGTTGGCCTCTTTTGCATTGAGAGCTTTTGAGTCAAAATAA
- a CDS encoding AraC family transcriptional regulator, which produces MKQYPVYEIENFEQNIFYNNLYVNSFTEHLKKHHFIEKLHRHNFYLLVLFTNGTGKHTIDFDTFDITKGSLFLMQPGQIHSWKLSPDIDGYIVFYSKEIFNLHFKEKRIEHYPFFQSFKNNPEILLSDSEIGHLQPYFDLMIDESKNNKQYKRDKLLNLLDVIHIEITRIYSSETNQEKPIYNYKLKQFDELLEKYFKTEKSPSFYADKMAITLKHLNRIVKATVNKTVTELITQRVILESKRLMVERKLTINQIADELGFSSPNYFTKLFKKHEGIKPKEFIKQMSN; this is translated from the coding sequence ATGAAACAATATCCTGTTTATGAAATAGAGAATTTTGAACAAAACATTTTTTACAATAATTTATATGTAAACTCTTTTACAGAGCATTTAAAAAAACATCACTTTATTGAAAAATTGCATCGTCACAATTTCTATCTTTTAGTTCTTTTTACTAATGGAACAGGAAAGCATACAATTGATTTTGATACGTTTGATATTACTAAAGGAAGCTTGTTTTTAATGCAACCAGGGCAAATTCATTCATGGAAGCTTTCTCCTGATATTGATGGATATATTGTTTTCTATTCGAAAGAAATTTTTAATCTTCATTTTAAAGAAAAAAGAATAGAACATTATCCTTTTTTTCAATCTTTCAAAAATAATCCTGAAATTCTTTTATCTGATTCTGAAATAGGACATTTACAACCTTATTTTGATTTAATGATTGATGAAAGTAAAAATAATAAACAATATAAAAGAGATAAGTTGTTAAACCTTTTAGATGTTATTCATATTGAAATAACTAGAATATATTCTTCAGAAACAAATCAGGAAAAACCAATTTATAATTATAAATTAAAACAGTTTGATGAACTTTTAGAAAAGTATTTTAAAACTGAAAAATCACCTTCTTTTTATGCTGATAAAATGGCAATTACTCTAAAGCATCTTAATAGAATTGTAAAAGCAACAGTAAATAAAACAGTTACAGAGTTAATAACACAACGTGTAATCCTTGAAAGTAAGCGATTAATGGTAGAACGAAAACTTACAATTAATCAAATTGCAGATGAATTAGGGTTTTCAAGTCCAAATTATTTCACAAAACTATTTAAGAAACATGAAGGTATAAAACCAAAAGAGTTTATTAAGCAAATGTCAAATTAG
- a CDS encoding DUF983 domain-containing protein yields MKNLIMNLFSNKCPNCNKGKVFKNGLINFGFGFPKMNENCPNCNLKFEKEPGFFFGAMFVNYAVGCAEALITYFIAAPFFDKTFDLRIFPIIGIVILCLSITNIKLSRLIWIYIFKNYSK; encoded by the coding sequence ATGAAAAATCTTATAATGAACCTTTTTAGCAATAAATGTCCAAATTGTAATAAAGGGAAAGTTTTTAAGAATGGTCTTATCAATTTTGGTTTTGGATTTCCTAAGATGAATGAAAATTGTCCGAATTGTAATTTAAAATTTGAAAAAGAGCCCGGTTTCTTTTTTGGAGCAATGTTTGTAAACTATGCTGTAGGTTGTGCAGAAGCTTTAATTACTTATTTTATTGCAGCTCCTTTTTTTGATAAAACATTTGATTTGCGAATTTTTCCAATAATTGGGATTGTAATTCTTTGTTTATCTATTACAAACATAAAACTATCGCGATTAATTTGGATCTATATTTTTAAAAATTATTCTAAATAA
- the recQ gene encoding DNA helicase RecQ encodes MKPNEIDLHKELKKYFGFNQFKGLQEQVVNSIIYGNNTFVIMPTGGGKSLCYQLPALVLEGTAIVVSPLIALMKNQVDAIRGLSSESGIAHVLNSSLTKTEINKVKSDITSGLTKLLYVAPESLTKEEYTQFLKGVKLSFVAIDEAHCISEWGHDFRPEYRNLRNIIKQLGDIPIIGLTATATPKVQEDILKNLDMPNANTFKASFNRANLYYEIKPKTKNIESDIIRFIKQHKGKSGVIYCLSRKKVEEIAQLLQVNGISAVPYHAGLDAKTRARHQDMFLMEDVDVVVATIAFGMGIDKPDVRFVIHHDIPKSLESYYQETGRAGRDGGEGHCLAYYSYKDIEKLEKFMSGKPVAEQEIGFALLQEVVAYAETSMSRRKYLLHYFGEEFDSETGEGADMDDNVRNPKKKVEAQEQVELLLKVIRDTKEQFKAKEIILALNGKVNAIIKAHKIDLQPLFGKGKAFDDRFWMALIRQVLVSGYIKKDIETYGIIKLTDKGHGFIEKPESFMMSEDHEYSEAEDENIVAAAKSSATTDEALMAMLKDLRKKVAKKLGVPPFVVFQDPSLEDMALKYPISIDELGNIHGVGEGKAKKYGKDFVELIARYVEDNDIIRPDDLVVKSTGANSGLKLYIIQNVDRKLALDDIAKAKGLDMDGLLKEMEQIVYSGTKLNISYWLDDILDEDQQEEIHDYYMDSESDNIKDALKEFDGEYDIEELRLMRIKFISEVAN; translated from the coding sequence ATGAAACCAAACGAAATTGATTTACACAAAGAATTAAAGAAATATTTCGGGTTTAACCAATTCAAAGGACTTCAAGAACAAGTCGTTAACAGTATCATTTACGGAAATAATACATTTGTAATTATGCCTACGGGCGGTGGAAAATCATTATGTTATCAGCTTCCTGCTCTAGTTTTAGAAGGGACAGCAATAGTAGTTTCTCCACTAATTGCACTTATGAAAAACCAAGTTGATGCTATTAGAGGACTAAGTTCAGAATCTGGAATTGCTCATGTGCTAAATTCTTCGCTAACTAAAACGGAGATAAACAAAGTTAAAAGTGATATTACTTCAGGATTAACCAAGTTATTATATGTAGCTCCTGAATCGCTAACAAAAGAAGAATATACTCAATTTTTAAAAGGAGTAAAACTATCTTTTGTTGCTATTGACGAAGCACATTGTATCTCTGAATGGGGGCATGATTTTAGACCTGAGTATAGAAACTTGAGGAATATTATTAAACAACTGGGTGACATTCCAATTATTGGCCTAACTGCAACTGCTACACCAAAAGTGCAAGAGGATATTCTAAAAAACTTAGATATGCCAAATGCAAACACATTTAAAGCCTCTTTTAATAGAGCCAACTTGTATTACGAAATTAAACCTAAAACGAAGAATATTGAGTCTGATATTATTCGTTTTATTAAACAACACAAAGGAAAATCGGGTGTTATTTATTGTTTAAGTCGAAAAAAAGTTGAAGAAATTGCACAATTATTACAAGTAAATGGTATTAGTGCTGTTCCTTATCACGCTGGTTTAGATGCTAAAACAAGAGCGAGACATCAAGACATGTTTTTGATGGAAGATGTAGATGTAGTAGTGGCAACAATAGCCTTTGGAATGGGAATAGATAAACCTGATGTGCGTTTTGTAATACATCACGATATCCCTAAGTCGTTAGAAAGTTATTATCAAGAAACAGGAAGAGCCGGAAGAGATGGAGGAGAAGGACATTGTTTAGCTTATTACTCTTATAAAGATATTGAGAAGCTAGAAAAATTTATGTCTGGAAAACCCGTTGCCGAACAAGAAATAGGTTTTGCCTTATTACAAGAAGTGGTGGCTTATGCAGAAACTTCTATGTCAAGAAGAAAGTACTTATTACACTATTTCGGTGAAGAATTTGATTCAGAAACAGGAGAAGGTGCTGATATGGACGATAACGTTCGTAATCCTAAGAAAAAAGTAGAGGCACAAGAACAAGTAGAACTATTATTAAAAGTAATAAGGGATACAAAAGAACAGTTTAAAGCAAAGGAAATTATTTTAGCATTGAATGGTAAAGTTAATGCCATAATAAAAGCGCATAAAATAGATCTCCAACCATTATTTGGCAAAGGGAAAGCTTTTGATGATCGTTTTTGGATGGCGTTAATTAGACAAGTTTTAGTTTCAGGATACATTAAAAAGGATATTGAAACATACGGAATAATTAAGCTGACAGACAAAGGACATGGTTTTATTGAAAAGCCAGAAAGTTTTATGATGTCTGAAGATCATGAATATAGTGAAGCAGAAGACGAAAACATTGTTGCAGCAGCAAAATCATCTGCAACAACTGATGAAGCTTTGATGGCTATGCTAAAAGATCTTAGAAAAAAAGTAGCTAAGAAATTAGGTGTTCCTCCTTTTGTGGTTTTTCAAGATCCATCACTAGAAGATATGGCGTTGAAATATCCCATATCTATTGACGAATTAGGAAATATTCACGGTGTTGGTGAAGGAAAAGCGAAAAAATACGGAAAAGATTTTGTTGAATTAATCGCAAGATATGTTGAGGACAATGATATTATTCGTCCTGACGATTTAGTAGTAAAATCAACCGGAGCAAATTCAGGATTAAAGCTTTATATTATTCAAAATGTAGATAGAAAATTAGCTTTAGATGATATTGCAAAAGCAAAAGGTTTAGATATGGATGGTTTGTTGAAAGAAATGGAACAAATTGTTTATTCAGGAACTAAATTAAATATAAGCTATTGGCTTGATGATATCCTAGATGAAGATCAACAAGAAGAAATTCATGATTATTATATGGATTCAGAATCAGATAATATAAAAGATGCCTTAAAAGAATTTGATGGTGAATATGATATTGAAGAACTACGTTTAATGCGTATTAAATTTATATCTGAAGTTGCTAATTAA
- a CDS encoding KpsF/GutQ family sugar-phosphate isomerase produces the protein MDTTSTILNSAKNTILAESKSISELVNYLTDDFAEATKIIFNSKGRLVVTGIGKSAIIAQKIVATLNSTGTPSVFLHAAEAVHGDLGMVLPEDVIICISKSGNSPEIKVLVPLLKRFGNTLIGMTADTNSFLGKESHYILHAFVENEACPNNLAPTNSTTAQLVLGDALAVALMELRHFKSEDFAIYHPGGALGKKLLLKVKDMLDTTHTPQVAPEASIKKVIMEISEKRLGVTAVLENKAIIGIITDGDIRRMLNNNDTFTHLVAKDIMTKNPKHINSNILVSEALNILENNAITQLVVSDDGIYKGILHLHDILKEGIV, from the coding sequence TTGGACACAACATCGACTATTTTAAACTCGGCAAAGAATACTATTTTAGCAGAAAGCAAAAGCATATCTGAACTTGTAAACTATTTAACTGATGATTTTGCTGAAGCCACAAAAATTATTTTTAATTCAAAAGGAAGATTGGTTGTAACTGGCATTGGTAAGAGTGCTATTATAGCTCAAAAAATTGTTGCAACACTAAATTCAACAGGAACTCCTTCTGTGTTTCTTCATGCTGCGGAAGCTGTTCATGGCGATTTAGGTATGGTATTACCCGAAGATGTTATTATTTGCATTTCAAAAAGTGGCAATAGTCCAGAAATAAAAGTTTTAGTTCCACTTTTAAAACGCTTTGGAAATACTTTAATAGGAATGACCGCAGATACTAATTCATTTTTAGGAAAAGAATCGCATTATATATTACATGCTTTTGTGGAAAACGAAGCTTGTCCTAATAATTTAGCTCCTACAAATAGTACAACAGCTCAATTAGTACTTGGTGATGCATTAGCTGTTGCCTTAATGGAATTACGCCATTTTAAAAGTGAAGATTTTGCAATTTATCATCCTGGTGGCGCTTTAGGCAAAAAACTTTTACTTAAAGTTAAGGATATGCTCGATACTACTCATACTCCGCAAGTTGCACCAGAAGCAAGTATCAAGAAAGTAATTATGGAAATTTCTGAAAAACGTCTTGGAGTAACTGCTGTTTTAGAAAATAAAGCTATAATTGGAATTATTACTGATGGTGATATTAGAAGAATGTTAAACAACAATGATACATTTACTCATTTGGTAGCTAAAGACATTATGACTAAAAATCCTAAACATATCAATTCAAATATTTTAGTCTCTGAGGCTTTAAATATTTTAGAAAACAATGCTATTACACAATTAGTTGTCTCAGATGATGGTATTTATAAAGGTATATTACATTTACATGATATTTTAAAAGAAGGAATTGTATAA
- the tatC gene encoding twin-arginine translocase subunit TatC, producing the protein MGKKNISEMSFLDHLEELRWLLIRSTLAILVCAVVAFFFSNFIFDEIIFGPKSPDFITYRFFCDLSQDFGLDKSLCITEINLPIQNREMGGQFSIHLWTSITVGFIFSFPFILWEIWKFISPALYETEKKYASAFIIVSSLLFFIGVLFGYYVIAPLSVQFFASYIVSAEINNSIDITSYISLMKTSAVASGLLFELPIIIYFLTKLGLVTPSSLRKYRKYTLVIVLVLSAIITPPDVISQIIVAIPIMILYEISILISAAVMKKEITTTDLKKY; encoded by the coding sequence ATGGGTAAGAAAAACATTAGTGAAATGTCATTTTTAGACCATCTTGAAGAACTAAGGTGGTTATTAATAAGAAGTACTCTTGCCATATTAGTTTGTGCTGTTGTTGCTTTTTTCTTTAGTAATTTCATATTTGATGAAATCATTTTTGGACCTAAAAGTCCCGATTTTATTACTTATCGTTTCTTTTGTGATTTATCACAAGATTTTGGATTAGATAAAAGTTTATGTATTACAGAAATTAATCTCCCGATTCAAAATAGAGAAATGGGTGGCCAGTTTTCAATACATTTATGGACTTCTATAACCGTTGGTTTTATATTTTCGTTTCCTTTTATATTGTGGGAAATATGGAAATTTATTAGCCCTGCTTTATATGAAACAGAAAAAAAATACGCTTCAGCATTTATCATAGTTTCTTCATTACTATTTTTTATAGGCGTATTGTTTGGATATTATGTTATTGCTCCATTATCTGTTCAGTTTTTTGCTAGTTACATTGTAAGTGCAGAAATTAATAATTCCATTGATATTACATCATACATTAGCTTGATGAAAACGTCAGCCGTTGCTAGTGGTTTATTATTTGAATTACCTATTATTATTTATTTCTTAACAAAATTAGGATTAGTTACACCTTCTTCTTTAAGAAAATACAGAAAATACACTCTTGTTATTGTTCTTGTTTTATCTGCAATTATTACACCTCCAGATGTAATTAGTCAAATTATTGTTGCAATACCAATAATGATTTTATATGAAATAAGTATTTTAATAAGTGCTGCTGTTATGAAAAAAGAAATTACAACAACCGATTTAAAAAAATATTAA
- a CDS encoding carboxymuconolactone decarboxylase family protein, whose protein sequence is MSDLVKEFNDYRAKMNEKLLADNNKVIKRIFNVDTNAYMEGALDVKTKELLGLVASAVLRCDDCVKYHLETSYKEGITKEEMMEAMGIATLVGGSIVIPHLRRAYEFWEALEETNN, encoded by the coding sequence ATGTCTGATTTAGTAAAAGAATTCAATGATTATCGTGCTAAAATGAATGAAAAATTATTAGCTGATAATAACAAAGTGATTAAAAGAATCTTTAATGTAGACACAAATGCTTACATGGAAGGCGCATTAGACGTTAAAACGAAGGAACTTTTAGGTTTAGTTGCTTCTGCTGTTCTACGTTGTGATGATTGTGTTAAATACCATTTAGAAACATCATATAAGGAAGGCATTACAAAAGAAGAAATGATGGAAGCTATGGGAATTGCTACTCTTGTAGGTGGATCAATTGTAATTCCACATTTAAGAAGAGCCTATGAATTCTGGGAAGCTTTAGAAGAAACAAATAACTAA
- the lptB gene encoding LPS export ABC transporter ATP-binding protein: protein MKLRAENLIKTYKKRSVVKGISVEVNQGEIVGLLGPNGAGKTTSFYMIVGLVKPNSGNIFLDDMNITNFPMYKRAQHGIGYLAQEASVFRKLSIEDNILSVLQLTSLSKAEQEAKMEALIDEFALQHIRTNRGDLLSGGERRRTEIARALATDPKFILLDEPFAGVDPVAVEDIQRIVAQLKNKNIGILITDHNVQETLAITDKTYLMFEGGILKAGKPEELAEDEVVRRVYLGQNFELRKKKIDFEAPKTTIIHGKGEVLKNEE, encoded by the coding sequence ATGAAATTAAGAGCAGAAAATTTAATAAAAACTTACAAAAAAAGAAGTGTTGTAAAAGGGATTTCTGTTGAAGTAAATCAAGGTGAAATCGTAGGTTTACTAGGACCAAATGGAGCTGGAAAAACAACTTCTTTCTACATGATTGTAGGTTTAGTGAAACCAAACAGCGGAAATATTTTTCTTGACGATATGAATATTACTAATTTCCCAATGTACAAACGTGCACAACATGGAATTGGTTATTTGGCTCAAGAAGCATCTGTTTTTAGAAAATTAAGTATTGAAGATAATATTTTAAGTGTTCTTCAATTAACCTCTCTTTCAAAAGCAGAACAAGAAGCAAAAATGGAAGCCTTAATTGATGAGTTTGCATTACAACACATTCGTACAAATAGAGGTGATTTACTTTCAGGAGGTGAAAGAAGACGTACTGAAATAGCAAGAGCGTTAGCTACTGATCCAAAATTCATTTTACTTGATGAGCCTTTTGCTGGTGTCGACCCAGTTGCTGTAGAAGATATTCAACGAATTGTAGCACAATTAAAGAATAAAAATATTGGTATTTTAATTACCGATCACAATGTACAAGAAACATTGGCCATTACTGATAAAACCTATTTAATGTTTGAAGGAGGAATTCTTAAAGCGGGAAAACCAGAAGAATTAGCAGAAGATGAAGTAGTAAGAAGAGTTTATCTAGGTCAGAATTTCGAATTAAGAAAAAAGAAAATCGATTTTGAAGCTCCAAAAACTACAATTATACATGGAAAAGGAGAAGTTTTGAAAAATGAAGAATAA
- a CDS encoding T9SS type A sorting domain-containing protein, whose amino-acid sequence MKQFYFLIALLSFILPIHSQTLIAIQDFEITPTTPTWTFTGTPNYNSGISASSAAPENSPIGINNSRAWETTQISAGLTVEFSNIAIPTVYDEILFEFKLAAMNLNGSSGGPDNLDYVLVEYSLDNGSTFYNRLRIRGALNNNSFWAYDATGIAIVDYQPTDEVLFQPTNSGLATENGYSTVGILFPGTINQLKIKITARSSSGSDTWLIDNVRLLGGSDLLNNDEFTINQNKIKLYPNPSSDFIKISGLNKNENFSIDNLLGEKIKEGVIGTNEAIDISNFSGGVYFLKLDNGNIIKFLKE is encoded by the coding sequence ATGAAACAATTTTATTTTTTAATTGCTCTTTTGTCTTTTATACTTCCTATTCATTCTCAAACATTAATAGCGATTCAAGATTTTGAAATTACTCCAACAACACCTACTTGGACTTTTACAGGTACTCCAAATTATAATAGTGGTATTTCAGCCTCTTCGGCTGCACCAGAAAATAGTCCAATTGGGATTAATAATTCAAGAGCTTGGGAAACAACACAAATTTCTGCTGGTTTAACAGTAGAATTTAGTAACATAGCAATTCCTACGGTATATGATGAAATATTATTTGAATTTAAATTGGCTGCTATGAATTTAAATGGCTCTTCTGGTGGACCTGATAATCTAGATTATGTTTTGGTTGAATATAGTCTCGATAATGGAAGTACTTTTTATAATAGATTAAGAATTAGGGGTGCTTTAAATAATAATAGTTTTTGGGCTTATGATGCAACAGGAATTGCGATTGTTGATTATCAACCAACTGATGAAGTACTTTTTCAGCCAACAAATTCTGGGTTGGCAACAGAAAATGGATACAGTACTGTTGGAATATTATTTCCAGGGACTATAAATCAATTAAAAATTAAAATAACAGCTAGGAGCAGTTCTGGTTCAGATACGTGGTTAATTGACAATGTAAGACTGTTAGGAGGCAGTGATTTATTAAATAATGATGAATTTACAATAAATCAAAATAAAATAAAATTATACCCTAATCCTAGTAGTGATTTTATTAAAATTTCAGGGTTAAACAAGAATGAAAATTTTAGTATTGATAATTTATTAGGTGAAAAAATTAAAGAAGGGGTTATTGGAACAAATGAAGCAATTGACATAAGTAATTTTTCAGGTGGAGTGTATTTCTTGAAATTAGATAATGGAAATATAATTAAATTTCTAAAAGAATGA